TTTTGACATTGCTTTGTTTGTATTTTACTTTGCGTAGAATTTTTTAAGAAAGTAATAAAATCACAGTTCAGATTATTTATCAAAAGAAATACATTCTTTTTAGTCATGACTGGAGCGATTTTGTAAGTTTTCAGTAAAAATTATAGTTAAAAAGTGGATTTAAGAGAGCAAAAATATTTGACTAAAAATAAGCCTGATAATCAAGTGGATATGCAAATGAAATGCTTTTTAAATTACAATTTAACTAATGTTAATGACGTTTTAGTTATAAAAGTTGCAGATTTAGGACAAACGTTTGTCCACTAATGACAATAATTTTGAGTCAAAAATAAGCGAGATATGAAACGATTATTTCTTTCAATTGTAATCCTATTTGTTATCAGTTCCTACTCCTTTTCTCAAAGTGTAGGATTAAAGACAAATTTAGTCCATTGGGCAACCACCACACCAAACCTGGGACTTGAGTTTTCATTTAATAGAAAAGTCACTATAGATATAGGTGTTGGTTACAACCCATTTGTCTTCAAAGATAATAAAAAAGTACAACATTGGATTGTACAACCCGAACTTCGTTACTGGACATGTGAAAGCTTTAATGGTCACTTTTTTGGTATACATGCATTAATTGGTGAGTATAATGTAGGTGGAGTTGATGTACCACTTGGCAGATTAAAAGATCTGAAAGAGTACCGATATCAAGGTTACGGTTATGGAGGCGGTTTAACATATGGTTATCAATGGATATTATCTAAGCGATGGAACCTTGAAGCCAGTCTGGGTGCCGGGTATGTATACCTTGATTATGATAAATATCCATGTGCAAAATGTGGTACCTTATTAGAAAGCAACAACAAAAACTACTTTGGAGTTACCAAGGCAGCAGTATCCCTTATATATCTGATAAAATAAAAAAGATAAACTTATGAATAAGATTATATATATAGTAATTGCATTGATGACCATCACATTACCCGATGTATTTGGTCAGGAATACTATAATGATCAACTGACAATAGAAAATCTCAACATCTCAAAAGAGGGTGATGTCATCAACATTTCAATGGATGTAAATCTAAACAACCTGAAGTTGAATAAAAATGAGATGTTAATAGTTACACCTGTAATTCTTTCAAAGGAAACAGAAGATGCTAAAGAACTGGAGCCTTTTACAGTAATAGGGAAACTTAGAAACAAGGTACTTCAAAGATCATACAACAGCATAGGAAAGGTAGTTCTCAATTTTCCAGAAAACAGTAAGGTTATTCGTAAAAACGGAACAGATCAATCTATTCAGTACGCCTCATCACTTCCATTTGATGGATGGCAGCGCGATGCACAGTTTGTGCTAAGAACTGAAGTAATTGGATGTGCCGATTGCCTGGATAATGAGCCAGATATGCTTTTGACAGATAGATTATTACCAGAGAGATTTGTTCCTGAATACAGCTACACTTATATCGTTCCTGATGTAGAAGAGGTAAAGCAGCGCAGTGAAACATACAGTGCATATCTAAACTATATGGTAGGACGATGGAATCTGCTTCGAGAGTATAAAAACAATGCAACTGAATTGAAGAAAGTTGAAGATATTATTATGGAGCTAAAAAATAATCCGGACCTAACAATATCAGATTTCACAATAACAGGTTATGCATCTCCCGAGGGATCAAGTCAGAGCAACCTTCTCTTATCTCAAAGAAGAGCAGAATCATTTGCCAAATTCTTAGAAACCAAGTATGAATACGATGTAAGTCAATTCACAATAAAATGGGCAGGAGAGGACTGGAATGGTTTAAAAGAAGCAGTTGCAGCATCTGGTTTAGCAAATAAGAACGATATAATTGAGATAATAAATACAGTCTCAGATCAGGATGCACGCGATGGAAGAATCATTGCACTAGATAATGGAGTAACCTATAAAAGGCTTCTGAACGATTTCTATCCACAACTCAGAAGAAACGATTACAATATTGCCTTTGTTTCCCGTCCTTTTAATGTAAAGGAAGCGTCTGAAATTATAAAAACAAGCCCCAACCTGCTAAGTCTTAACGAAATGTTCCATGTTGCCAACACATTCCCTGCAGATAGTGAAGAATTCAGAGAAGTGTTTGTGATTGCAGTCAACACATTTCCGGAAAGCGAAACAGCAAACATAAATGTAGCAGTAGCTGAACTAAACAACAATAATATAGATGCGGCACTCAGTCGACTTGAAAAAATGAAAGACAACCCTGCTGCCTGGAATTTACTTGGAGTATGTTATGCACAAAAGGGTATGAACGAGCAAGCTGTAATATACTTCAACAGAGCAATAGATAATGGCGATGAAGCTGCTTCAGGCAATTTGAAACAGTTAGAAAGATATATAAAAAACAATTAGTAATTCATACACATAGAGAAAATTTAAAAATCATTTATTCACTTTTCTAAAATTAATTCAATATGAAAATTTTTAAAGTATTATTAGTAGTAGCTATCGCACTAGGTATGATGGCTTGTAACAATGAACAGGATGTTCCTGAAATTATTGATGGACCAGAGGCAACAGTTTCAGTTAGAGTGGTTCCCACAAGTAACGGTCCATCCGTTAGATTGGCCGGTGATATAACTAGTACACTTGCGGCAGAGAGCGTTATCAAGACATTAGAGGTGTTCATTTTCTCAGGTGGTATGCCTGATGGATATGGTACAGCAACTGCAGATGATGTAACACAAGTTATAGGAATTGAAACCCATTCAGGTCCTAAAACATTTTATGTTGTAGCTAATGCAAATATTGGTAAGGTTGATAGTGAAGTAGATTTGTTAGCTAAAACTAAAGAATTGCCTGTAGTAATTGACAATGGATTGCCAATGACATCAGATAGGAAGGAAGTTGTATTAGTTGCCGGTGAAAATCAGTATGGCTTTACATCAGGATCTGATAATTACAAAGTATCAGCCAATAATCTTTCGGAAACTCCAGTAGCACTAGTACGTGTAAATGCCCGTGTTGCAATTGTATCTGCAGCATTGAGCAATAATCTTCCAGCAGATCAGCAAGCTATTTTTGATGATTTGACCGATATCGAAGTAGCTATGTTTAATGTGCCAAAAGCATCAAATCTATTTGGAGAATCTTTAGAAATAAA
This window of the Lascolabacillus massiliensis genome carries:
- a CDS encoding fimbrial protein, coding for MKIFKVLLVVAIALGMMACNNEQDVPEIIDGPEATVSVRVVPTSNGPSVRLAGDITSTLAAESVIKTLEVFIFSGGMPDGYGTATADDVTQVIGIETHSGPKTFYVVANANIGKVDSEVDLLAKTKELPVVIDNGLPMTSDRKEVVLVAGENQYGFTSGSDNYKVSANNLSETPVALVRVNARVAIVSAALSNNLPADQQAIFDDLTDIEVAMFNVPKASNLFGESLEINENFLFGEAWPTTQNTYTVGVENDNFKKTELSFPISNTYAPYFYVTENTSTEDNQRMFIVLRGKPTKGGNPVVAEGLYTDVEGYTYYPIWVNANDKGYDYGNEYAATNVISRNTQYNISLTINGIGNPTIDEVEEAFLDVNVSVAPWAVVTQNVEW
- a CDS encoding DUF3575 domain-containing protein, translating into MKRLFLSIVILFVISSYSFSQSVGLKTNLVHWATTTPNLGLEFSFNRKVTIDIGVGYNPFVFKDNKKVQHWIVQPELRYWTCESFNGHFFGIHALIGEYNVGGVDVPLGRLKDLKEYRYQGYGYGGGLTYGYQWILSKRWNLEASLGAGYVYLDYDKYPCAKCGTLLESNNKNYFGVTKAAVSLIYLIK
- a CDS encoding DUF3868 domain-containing protein — encoded protein: MNKIIYIVIALMTITLPDVFGQEYYNDQLTIENLNISKEGDVINISMDVNLNNLKLNKNEMLIVTPVILSKETEDAKELEPFTVIGKLRNKVLQRSYNSIGKVVLNFPENSKVIRKNGTDQSIQYASSLPFDGWQRDAQFVLRTEVIGCADCLDNEPDMLLTDRLLPERFVPEYSYTYIVPDVEEVKQRSETYSAYLNYMVGRWNLLREYKNNATELKKVEDIIMELKNNPDLTISDFTITGYASPEGSSQSNLLLSQRRAESFAKFLETKYEYDVSQFTIKWAGEDWNGLKEAVAASGLANKNDIIEIINTVSDQDARDGRIIALDNGVTYKRLLNDFYPQLRRNDYNIAFVSRPFNVKEASEIIKTSPNLLSLNEMFHVANTFPADSEEFREVFVIAVNTFPESETANINVAVAELNNNNIDAALSRLEKMKDNPAAWNLLGVCYAQKGMNEQAVIYFNRAIDNGDEAASGNLKQLERYIKNN